One stretch of Schlesneria sp. DSM 10557 DNA includes these proteins:
- a CDS encoding ArnT family glycosyltransferase — MDNRTKPSASQKVTRPELYWLLGAIIAGSIFRLAFPERMAVEHFDEGVYASNFWFGAENDYSYPARFLYAPPLLPAAIEWTMILASLVGLRPSGVVPLIPSLVTGIAMVPSAWWICRRWFGPTAGLVTAWLIALSDFHASYSRAALTDVPVCLFILWAVHFTGKAFASVDSAGGSSPSSGKGRSQPARWSPPWREIMLAGGLTGLSWWTKYNGWLPLAIGLTGGVVWQIALPRSERQVSRTLICWLLIALTAMIAWSPVLWGLQKQGGYAKVATNHRQYIVGTNGWIRSAQSQADIVRMYDNPLSAPFSRDQLIMRHCHDSAQKSHSRSLLEMLSLLLHPVGTLTLSVAVCSIGVLKSRFQDSKLPASLALAWLVGMSISTPFYHPYPRLILPWLCSVWICLGMVFEFCSRKVRKDDENNSVPGMAAAMCMAALLAIATFRQLSGSGFAWADRTDLQSTSGEIATAVRAVNAREGFPADEAIIYVMGEPALVFGLKSEGILAIGPVQDLGFANQTPQRPTFVAVPSRASSVPAEVRSILESTRFSLQTSVSHQQSHLVLLDDLHPDPGPDPGPGLPLTEWKLYRLNK; from the coding sequence ATGGACAATCGCACAAAACCATCTGCGTCTCAGAAGGTGACCAGGCCCGAGCTTTACTGGCTGCTCGGAGCGATCATCGCCGGGTCGATTTTCCGGCTGGCCTTCCCTGAGAGGATGGCGGTCGAGCACTTCGACGAAGGAGTGTACGCCTCGAATTTCTGGTTTGGGGCAGAGAACGACTATTCGTACCCCGCACGATTTCTCTACGCGCCGCCCCTGCTGCCTGCCGCAATTGAGTGGACAATGATCCTCGCGTCGCTGGTGGGACTGCGTCCCAGCGGCGTCGTGCCGCTGATTCCCTCACTCGTCACCGGAATCGCGATGGTCCCATCAGCGTGGTGGATCTGTCGACGCTGGTTCGGTCCGACCGCAGGTCTGGTTACGGCATGGTTAATCGCGTTGAGTGACTTTCACGCCAGTTACAGCCGGGCGGCATTGACCGACGTCCCTGTTTGCCTCTTCATTCTCTGGGCTGTCCACTTCACGGGGAAAGCATTCGCGTCAGTGGACTCAGCAGGAGGCTCATCTCCATCGTCCGGAAAGGGCAGGTCACAACCGGCCCGCTGGAGCCCGCCGTGGCGTGAGATTATGCTCGCCGGGGGCCTGACGGGACTCTCGTGGTGGACCAAATACAACGGGTGGCTCCCACTGGCAATCGGTTTGACAGGCGGAGTCGTTTGGCAAATCGCACTGCCTCGATCAGAACGACAGGTAAGCAGAACACTGATCTGCTGGCTGCTGATCGCATTGACCGCAATGATTGCTTGGTCTCCGGTCCTATGGGGTCTTCAAAAACAGGGAGGGTATGCAAAGGTCGCGACCAACCACCGCCAGTACATCGTGGGCACCAACGGTTGGATCCGCTCCGCCCAGTCGCAGGCCGACATCGTGCGGATGTATGACAATCCGCTAAGTGCCCCGTTCTCTCGTGATCAACTCATCATGAGGCACTGTCACGATTCAGCGCAAAAATCCCATTCGCGAAGTCTGTTGGAGATGCTCTCGCTGTTGCTCCACCCGGTGGGGACCCTGACTCTTTCAGTCGCTGTCTGCTCAATCGGGGTGTTGAAATCCCGGTTCCAGGACAGCAAGTTGCCAGCCAGCCTCGCGCTTGCATGGCTGGTCGGGATGAGCATTTCAACCCCTTTCTACCACCCGTACCCTCGGTTGATCCTCCCGTGGCTTTGTTCTGTCTGGATCTGCCTGGGAATGGTGTTCGAATTCTGCAGCCGGAAGGTACGAAAGGATGACGAGAACAATTCTGTGCCGGGGATGGCTGCCGCGATGTGCATGGCAGCCCTGCTTGCAATCGCGACGTTTCGACAGTTGAGCGGTTCAGGTTTCGCGTGGGCGGATCGAACGGATCTGCAATCGACTTCCGGTGAAATTGCCACAGCAGTTCGAGCGGTCAATGCCCGAGAGGGGTTCCCCGCCGATGAGGCGATCATCTACGTGATGGGCGAACCGGCCCTTGTTTTTGGGCTGAAGTCGGAAGGGATCCTGGCGATCGGCCCGGTACAGGATCTGGGATTCGCGAACCAGACACCGCAGCGTCCGACGTTCGTTGCCGTCCCGTCTCGAGCCTCATCGGTGCCGGCGGAAGTTCGCTCAATTCTTGAGTCTACCCGGTTTTCACTGCAAACCAGTGTATCCCATCAACAAAGCCATCTCGTGCTTCTGGACGACCTTCATCCCGATCCAGGTCCCGATCCAGGCCCAGGCCTACCGCTCACCGAATGGAAGCTTTACCGCCTGAACAAGTAG
- a CDS encoding ammonium transporter: MRMLNVLSGRWCISASLAAMCLLFTMSLPSTGWSQDAAPVEVTTPEASSPESAPASENAAETPAAPLTTAELKIMLDTLWVLIAGFMVFFMNLGFGCVESGMCRSKNCVNILSKNFIVFAVSALAFWMVGWGLMFGNDSEGKSDGGYVGKAGLWFLSGAATDNSPATGNDYKGDYAAISGSGVPLYAKFFFQLVFAGTAATIVSGAVAERIKYHSFIFFSFLMATVIYPVVGHWIWGGGWLAAKGFADFAGSTQVHSVGGWAALAGALILGPRIGKYNPEGKPLAIPGHSMPLATIGCFILWFGWFGFNPGSFMGVVPAPMAHVALTTNTAAAMATLTATATAWTLLGKPDLGMTLNGSLAGLVAITAGCPFVSVWSSAIIGAIAGVIVVVSVLAFDRIGVDDPVGATSVHLTNGVFGTLCIGLFAEKPYIDGSTVKEGLFMGGGTEQLVIQATGVVAAAAYVLPLSLVSFLILKAIFGLRVSREEEIEGLDIGEHGNEAYPGFVMQAPSH, from the coding sequence ATGAGAATGCTGAATGTGTTGAGTGGCAGGTGGTGTATCTCCGCCAGCCTGGCCGCGATGTGTTTACTTTTCACAATGAGTTTACCATCGACTGGTTGGTCGCAGGATGCCGCTCCTGTCGAAGTCACGACACCTGAGGCATCATCCCCTGAGTCCGCGCCTGCTTCCGAAAACGCCGCTGAAACTCCTGCCGCCCCGCTGACAACGGCGGAACTCAAGATCATGCTCGATACACTGTGGGTCCTCATCGCAGGATTCATGGTATTCTTCATGAACCTTGGATTCGGTTGCGTCGAGTCGGGAATGTGCCGGTCCAAGAACTGCGTCAACATCCTCTCCAAGAACTTCATCGTCTTCGCCGTATCCGCCCTGGCTTTCTGGATGGTTGGATGGGGACTGATGTTCGGCAATGACTCGGAAGGAAAGAGTGACGGCGGCTATGTCGGCAAGGCAGGTCTGTGGTTCCTCAGTGGTGCTGCTACGGATAACAGCCCCGCGACCGGCAACGACTACAAGGGCGACTACGCCGCCATCAGCGGTTCAGGTGTCCCTCTCTATGCGAAGTTCTTCTTCCAGTTGGTGTTCGCAGGTACGGCAGCCACCATCGTGTCAGGAGCCGTTGCCGAGAGAATCAAGTATCACTCGTTCATTTTCTTCAGCTTCCTAATGGCGACCGTTATTTACCCAGTCGTCGGTCACTGGATCTGGGGAGGTGGTTGGTTGGCTGCAAAGGGATTCGCCGACTTCGCAGGTTCAACCCAGGTCCACTCTGTGGGTGGCTGGGCGGCGCTTGCTGGCGCACTGATCCTCGGCCCCCGCATTGGAAAATACAATCCGGAAGGAAAGCCACTCGCAATCCCAGGTCACAGCATGCCGCTGGCCACAATCGGCTGTTTCATCCTCTGGTTCGGCTGGTTCGGATTCAATCCGGGCAGCTTCATGGGTGTTGTCCCCGCCCCGATGGCCCATGTTGCTTTGACCACTAATACAGCAGCCGCAATGGCCACGCTCACTGCCACAGCCACCGCTTGGACTCTTCTGGGTAAACCTGACCTGGGGATGACCTTGAACGGCAGCCTTGCCGGACTTGTTGCGATCACTGCAGGATGCCCATTCGTCTCCGTATGGAGTTCCGCCATCATTGGTGCGATTGCCGGGGTCATTGTCGTTGTCTCAGTTCTGGCCTTCGATCGGATTGGAGTCGATGATCCGGTCGGCGCGACATCGGTGCATCTGACCAATGGCGTTTTTGGAACCCTCTGCATCGGACTCTTTGCAGAAAAGCCCTATATCGATGGAAGTACCGTCAAAGAAGGGCTGTTCATGGGAGGGGGGACAGAACAGCTCGTCATTCAGGCAACTGGAGTCGTCGCTGCTGCGGCCTACGTCTTGCCGCTGTCACTTGTGTCCTTCCTGATCCTGAAAGCAATCTTCGGACTCCGCGTTTCGCGTGAAGAAGAAATTGAAGGCCTGGACATCGGCGAACACGGTAACGAAGCCTATCCTGGTTTCGTGATGCAGGCTCCCAGCCACTGA
- a CDS encoding epimerase, translating to MSGPDSNRHVVIAGGSEFIGTSIAEYLHARGWAVIVLSRHPSRRQLPWRCISWDARTKGEWCSALEGAVALINLVGRSVDCVKTPDNQDEILRSRVEATRILGFAVRNASEPPPVWIQMSSAHIYGDPPEITCTEDSPTGCGFAPWVVKRWEEEFDACRLFSQRPVVLRTSFVLGRDRGAGQGALSRLLRLARWGLGGTVGCGSQGISWIHELDLCRLVERSLLDPGMRGTYTASSPNPIPSREFMSQLRSAIGARIGLPATAWMVRLGAHLILRTDPELALYGRYVVSERLKEQKFEFRFPRIDEALRDVIRNEVA from the coding sequence ATGTCCGGACCTGATTCTAATCGCCATGTCGTGATCGCGGGGGGAAGCGAGTTTATTGGGACTTCGATTGCGGAGTATCTCCATGCCCGCGGTTGGGCTGTGATTGTCCTGTCCCGTCACCCCTCACGCCGGCAGCTTCCGTGGCGCTGCATCTCGTGGGACGCTCGAACGAAGGGGGAATGGTGTTCTGCTCTTGAGGGGGCCGTCGCCTTGATTAACCTCGTCGGACGGAGTGTCGACTGTGTTAAGACTCCCGACAATCAGGATGAAATTCTTCGTTCTCGAGTGGAGGCGACTCGCATTCTGGGGTTTGCCGTCCGAAACGCCTCCGAGCCGCCTCCTGTCTGGATCCAGATGAGTTCGGCTCATATTTATGGGGACCCGCCCGAGATCACATGCACTGAGGATTCACCTACCGGATGTGGCTTCGCACCCTGGGTGGTAAAACGCTGGGAAGAGGAGTTTGACGCTTGTCGCCTTTTCTCCCAGCGGCCCGTTGTCTTAAGAACGAGCTTTGTCCTTGGGCGAGATCGAGGGGCTGGACAGGGAGCACTGAGCCGATTGCTGAGATTGGCTCGCTGGGGTCTGGGTGGAACGGTCGGGTGCGGCTCGCAAGGGATCAGTTGGATTCACGAACTGGACCTGTGCCGACTGGTGGAGCGGAGCCTTCTCGACCCGGGGATGCGAGGTACCTACACTGCATCGTCACCCAATCCGATCCCCTCGCGCGAGTTCATGTCGCAACTACGATCGGCGATCGGAGCACGCATCGGGTTACCAGCGACAGCCTGGATGGTGCGGCTCGGTGCGCACTTGATTCTGCGAACAGATCCTGAACTCGCCCTCTATGGCCGCTACGTCGTGTCTGAAAGATTGAAGGAACAGAAATTCGAGTTCCGGTTCCCTCGGATCGACGAGGCGCTGCGGGACGTGATTCGGAATGAGGTTGCCTGA
- a CDS encoding ParB/RepB/Spo0J family partition protein: protein MEEQSSQESTTPEPSRRRLGRGLNALLGTASMGGTDEATSSDQTEISVDLIERNPFQPRQDFDQSSLNELVDSIRTHGVLQPLLVRSVGSSYQLVAGERRLISAKKAGLSQVPCRVLALSDQQVSEVALEENLKRQDLNVLEKAIAFQDYLKRFGCTIEDLARRLSFERSTVSNMLRLLELPEAVKSDLRADKITAGHARALLALKNEDARIELSKRVQKESLSVRKTEEAVKEMLTPKDADIVPFVNPEEKPAKADGAHTSHVADLQNQLRDWLGTSVEIKLSGKAKDKGKIVIDFGSNDDFERIVGKLQRAA, encoded by the coding sequence ATGGAAGAACAATCCAGTCAAGAATCGACGACACCAGAGCCATCCCGACGGAGACTGGGCAGAGGCTTAAACGCGCTGCTCGGAACGGCGTCCATGGGTGGGACTGACGAGGCGACCTCGTCGGACCAGACAGAAATTTCGGTCGATTTGATCGAGCGAAATCCGTTTCAGCCCCGACAGGACTTTGACCAGTCCTCGCTGAATGAACTGGTCGACAGCATTCGCACCCACGGGGTGCTCCAGCCGTTGCTGGTCCGATCGGTTGGCAGCTCCTACCAGCTCGTCGCTGGCGAGCGTCGACTGATCTCTGCCAAGAAGGCGGGATTGAGCCAGGTTCCCTGCCGCGTCCTGGCCTTGTCCGACCAGCAGGTCAGTGAAGTGGCCCTCGAAGAAAACCTGAAACGACAGGACCTGAACGTCCTCGAAAAGGCGATCGCCTTTCAGGACTACTTGAAGCGATTCGGATGCACGATTGAAGACCTGGCCCGTCGGCTCTCTTTCGAACGCTCGACCGTCAGCAACATGCTCCGTCTTCTGGAACTCCCGGAAGCGGTCAAGTCTGACCTGCGAGCTGACAAGATTACCGCCGGCCATGCACGTGCACTGCTGGCCCTGAAAAACGAAGATGCCCGGATTGAACTTTCAAAGCGAGTCCAGAAGGAATCACTTTCGGTCCGCAAGACGGAAGAAGCCGTCAAAGAAATGCTGACACCGAAGGATGCGGACATCGTTCCCTTCGTGAATCCCGAAGAGAAGCCTGCCAAAGCTGACGGTGCTCACACGTCGCATGTGGCAGATCTTCAGAACCAGCTCCGCGACTGGCTCGGAACCAGTGTTGAAATCAAGCTGTCCGGCAAAGCCAAGGACAAGGGAAAGATTGTCATCGACTTCGGTTCGAATGATGATTTTGAACGGATTGTGGGGAAGTTGCAGCGTGCCGCATAA
- a CDS encoding universal stress protein, with amino-acid sequence MPHLQNILVGVDLHHGDRIASSNIGAESKAAVDEAIQLALVSGGAITFCSVLELTAQSQSLIEKDHENILKTVEDYASITLSELVESANAQGIAAESRIRFGAAWEELSKESAEGKYDVVLVGTRSRTRAATLLFGSTVQKLMRFAPCPVWVAKPSEVREIREVAVATDLSDACLPAIKVAAAISRQINAKLYVLHVLETGDLRYLAIAGVAEEELRDTEAQLRINAVQKLKEQLSQVNLSGIQNGVHSEVLMGDPDTTIPQFVLERQVDLLVIGTHGRGLVSGLLLGNTAARILPSLRASLVAVKPAGYVSPYAKQVR; translated from the coding sequence ATGCCGCATTTGCAGAACATCCTCGTCGGTGTTGACCTCCACCACGGTGACCGAATCGCTTCCTCGAATATTGGAGCTGAGTCGAAGGCTGCTGTTGATGAGGCTATTCAGCTTGCTCTGGTTTCGGGCGGGGCGATCACTTTCTGTTCTGTGCTCGAACTCACAGCACAGAGCCAGTCTCTGATCGAAAAGGATCACGAGAACATTCTGAAGACGGTTGAAGATTACGCCAGCATTACACTGTCAGAGCTGGTGGAATCGGCGAACGCGCAAGGGATCGCCGCGGAAAGCCGAATTCGATTCGGTGCCGCCTGGGAGGAACTTTCCAAGGAGAGCGCCGAAGGGAAGTACGACGTCGTTCTCGTTGGCACCCGTTCAAGGACTCGCGCTGCGACGCTTTTGTTTGGAAGCACCGTCCAGAAGCTCATGCGATTTGCCCCCTGCCCTGTCTGGGTTGCCAAGCCTTCAGAGGTGCGCGAGATTCGGGAAGTCGCCGTTGCCACCGATCTGAGTGATGCCTGCTTGCCGGCGATCAAAGTGGCTGCGGCAATCTCACGGCAAATTAACGCCAAACTGTATGTGCTGCACGTTTTGGAAACGGGTGACTTACGGTATCTCGCGATTGCGGGAGTGGCTGAGGAAGAACTCCGCGACACAGAGGCGCAGCTGCGGATCAACGCGGTGCAGAAGCTCAAAGAACAACTCAGTCAGGTGAACCTGAGCGGAATCCAAAATGGAGTTCATTCCGAAGTTCTCATGGGTGATCCCGACACAACCATTCCTCAGTTCGTTCTTGAACGGCAGGTTGATTTGCTTGTGATCGGAACGCATGGTCGAGGTCTGGTCTCCGGACTTCTTTTGGGGAATACAGCCGCGAGAATTTTGCCCAGTCTGCGGGCATCTCTGGTCGCGGTAAAGCCCGCCGGATACGTCAGTCCCTATGCAAAACAGGTACGGTGA
- a CDS encoding FAD-dependent oxidoreductase, with protein MTVDYDFVVVGQGLAGTALAWWLRWIGHRILVIDREEPVTSSRVAAGLMTPITGQKLIPSWRFDECWPVAVSFYHRVEQESGATFLQRPAMLRLLSTQAESEMFYRRASDPQFRDKVQQPSSRLRPEWFYYYRDAFEMREGGKLDVARYLDASREIFRAAGAYRAHDFDVSRETEPGPEYVEIRSLGVRTRGIVFCQGIAGTTNPWFEDVQFKPAKGEILTLRIPGLTEQRVIHRGIWLAPLGDDLFQAGATYDWKVLDNRPTDAGREEILSQLQKILRLPMEVVGHHAAVRPIHRNQYPVLGRHPQQPRMACFNGLGSKGALHAPYFGRQLAEHLTGGAPIDRQVDLVLKTRWSSIAGHFAAGQNQPSSGASSGKRPRALPLTQRAQLAVSEVVGRGDIVIDATAGNGHDTQFLAELVGDDGQVHAFDIQEVALENTARRLAESGLANVRLWHHDHAELSDVLPSELTGRVAAIMFNLGYLPGGDKSVITRAESSGEGVFKAAALLKLGGIMTVLAYTGHDGGQSEADRIASILAAFPADEFEIKTVESQPGRSVGPRLFHVKRLKAR; from the coding sequence ATGACCGTGGACTATGATTTCGTCGTCGTTGGACAGGGCCTCGCCGGGACCGCGCTCGCATGGTGGCTGCGCTGGATTGGCCACCGCATTTTGGTGATCGATCGTGAAGAACCCGTGACGTCGTCCCGAGTCGCTGCCGGATTGATGACTCCTATCACCGGTCAGAAATTGATTCCTTCCTGGCGGTTCGACGAGTGCTGGCCAGTTGCGGTGTCGTTCTATCACCGCGTTGAGCAGGAGAGCGGAGCGACGTTCTTGCAACGACCGGCGATGCTCCGGCTGCTCTCGACCCAAGCAGAAAGCGAAATGTTTTATCGCCGAGCCTCGGACCCGCAGTTTCGTGACAAAGTCCAGCAACCCAGTTCCAGACTGCGTCCGGAATGGTTTTATTACTACCGCGATGCCTTCGAAATGAGAGAAGGAGGCAAGCTCGATGTTGCCCGTTACCTGGACGCGTCGCGCGAGATCTTCCGCGCGGCCGGGGCCTATCGGGCACACGACTTCGACGTTTCACGTGAAACGGAGCCTGGTCCAGAGTACGTCGAGATTCGCTCCCTGGGAGTTCGCACCCGAGGGATTGTCTTCTGTCAGGGGATCGCAGGGACTACGAATCCCTGGTTTGAGGATGTGCAGTTCAAACCGGCAAAGGGTGAGATCCTGACTCTCCGAATTCCCGGGCTGACGGAACAGCGGGTTATCCACCGAGGGATCTGGCTGGCCCCACTGGGAGACGACCTCTTCCAGGCAGGAGCGACCTATGACTGGAAGGTGCTCGACAACCGTCCGACTGATGCGGGCCGCGAGGAGATCCTCTCACAACTTCAGAAGATCCTCCGGCTGCCGATGGAAGTGGTCGGACATCATGCCGCGGTCAGGCCCATTCATCGAAACCAGTATCCTGTCCTGGGACGGCATCCCCAGCAGCCGCGAATGGCCTGCTTCAACGGGCTGGGCTCAAAGGGAGCTTTGCACGCACCTTACTTCGGCAGGCAGCTCGCCGAACACCTCACAGGTGGGGCCCCCATTGACCGGCAGGTCGATTTGGTGCTGAAGACCCGATGGAGCTCAATTGCGGGACATTTCGCCGCAGGTCAGAATCAGCCATCGAGTGGTGCTTCGTCTGGAAAGAGACCTCGGGCCCTCCCATTGACGCAACGGGCTCAGCTCGCCGTCAGTGAGGTGGTCGGGCGCGGAGACATCGTGATCGACGCGACGGCCGGCAATGGTCACGATACTCAGTTCCTGGCAGAGCTCGTTGGCGACGATGGGCAAGTCCACGCATTCGATATTCAGGAAGTTGCTCTCGAAAATACGGCACGTCGACTAGCGGAGTCGGGACTCGCCAACGTCCGGCTGTGGCATCATGATCATGCTGAACTGTCCGACGTACTCCCATCAGAACTGACAGGTCGTGTCGCGGCGATCATGTTCAATCTGGGCTACCTTCCGGGAGGGGATAAGTCTGTCATCACCCGCGCGGAATCCAGTGGCGAAGGTGTCTTCAAAGCGGCTGCCCTCCTGAAGCTGGGTGGGATCATGACGGTTCTCGCCTACACCGGCCACGATGGCGGGCAATCCGAGGCGGACCGGATTGCCTCGATCCTGGCAGCGTTTCCAGCAGACGAGTTCGAGATCAAGACTGTTGAGAGCCAACCAGGGCGATCGGTGGGCCCTCGATTGTTTCACGTGAAACGGCTGAAGGCTCGCTGA